atgcgtCTTCGGTCTTGGCGATTTCCTTTCATTTCCGCCATTATTCtcgatagctcgtgacttgttatcgttcgctatagcggtggttcgaacaatgcaacaaccgagttcgtgaacttgttggacacgaacgcggttgacattgatcaagcccctttcgagccgttcgactacaatgaaacggagggcggcgtggatgatcatggttgtgcggacgaattggaggagatcgaagcggaagcgtATGAGCAATCGCAAGAAAAATCTGGAAAAAgccaaagatcgaagaactacacgatcttggaaaGATCAAGCTTTGATTcaagcatggagtgcggtgtctcttgatgcatgcacgaGCATTTCTCAAACTtccaagagatattggcaaagaatcgaagatcaatacttccgcattatggcaaagcatcccaataggactccacgcacatttcggtcgcttcaagggcgttgggagaacatcaagcctatgtgcagcttgcttggagcaagtacgcaatgcaccttCAAGTGGCACCGCGGAGTCCGACTACGTGAGTTTGTTTTGCTTTTGTTCAAATTGTGCATCATCATATTGCATCATGGGAAATGATTGGATCACTTTGTTCACATTGTGTAGGACAAGATTGCTCAACATAgatacaaggacatggaagcttcggaaggcagatttatcaaactagagcattgttgggagttgctccaaaagtgcgagaagtggaagttgatcgacaaagaatccccaccaaagagaggctcacttacaaacatggatgaagatgaggatgatgatggcccaagaaatttgcacaagcccgatggcgacaaaAAGACTAAGGAGAAGATcaagagagagcaagaagcatcgagcttgagggagaagattgacgCCATGGTGCAATCCAACGAGTCgatgttgttgaagtcgttggagatcaagaaagaatTGGCCGAGAAGAAGGCGAAGGAGAAGCAAGAATAGTGGCAATTGCTTAAGAGGGGCTACGCAAAGCTGCCATCGAGGAGAGAAGAGCACGCGCCGCTGAAAACAAATCCATGTCCATGTTGCTCGCCGAAaagaacaagatcatgtcaatgaaccgcaatgacatggacgacctcaccaaaacatggcatgatatggcaaggaagaaatcttgaagaggagaatggtcgcGTCGGCCGGTCCGTGTTACAGTTCCGgtgatgttttctctgctccatatggtggcaatgtgGATGATTTCAGTGCGGGAATTGGGACAAGCGCCGGAGGTGGATTCGGTGGCGccgatgaacttcaagatggacttgatggcgcggagtgaagatcgaccaagatgatgccggacatgggcACAAACCTTTGCAGGGCCCTCTTTTGCGTTTGCCGTAATGAACTTGGCTTTTATTTGCGCGTAAAATTGTTTAtgtcatttgaatttgaacttgtttgtgaAACCCTATGTCAAATATGAGATTTGCTGTTTTTCTGTTTGCGGGTCGTCGTGGTGGTGCCCGAGTAGAACCCGcagaagccgacccgtaaaaaggcATATTCCACGAATATATTTTTTTACGGATCCGTTTGGGGGGGTTTGCATCTGTGCCAGCCCGCGCCGGCATGCAAAAgcggttttgcgcgaactgcaaacgtGTTTTGCAGaccggcgggatgcggggtctgctagagttgctctaaactGGGTGGATGCAAGTCGCGCCATGGAGTATCCTGTGAACGGTGGGTTTGACTGCACTGGCGCGGCGCTAGCGTTCAAAGACCGGCACATGACAAAGGTGAGACAAGACGATACTGACGGTAAGACGGGCAATTTCCCCCTAAAAAAGGGCCAAATGGATTTTACCAGTTTAGCTCTACCACATGGCAATAGCAAGTAATACTGTGATGCAGGTAGAGAAATGGAAGAATACAAGCATAAATCACAAGCTTACATTGCACAGTACTAGGATGTCTTGATGTAATTTATAGTATTACACAACAATTTTAAAAACATACTGTAAACCATAGGTCTATTACTTAAGCTACCATCTAAGAGAACTTGTAGGCTCATAGCGGATATTTTACCATCAGTGCATAACATCATCTGCTCGGACAAACTACAAAAAACGCTAGCTGGCTGGTAGGGTAACGACAATAGGGAGTCAATTGACAAGAAGCATTATTAAAAACAAATGAACTAAACCACTACTTCCTTCAATCCATTATAAGGCTGTGTTCGGAGTCCCTCCGCTCCCGAAGCAGGCGGAGTTGCAGTTGAAAATCGCGAAGCACTTGCGGAGCGAGGAACCAAGTGCTCCGAAGATCCTAGGATTTCGCGGAGCTAGTGGATTGTCGAACAGGctcttaagagcatctccaatagattatGCAAATTTGGAGCTGCAAAACTAGGAgacgtaaaatttacatcaccaaaaaaagCATTTTTCATCTTCAAAAAAGAGACAACTCCAACAAATGATGTATATTTGATGATGTAAAGTCCAACTCTAACAGATGTAACTTTGAAGATGTAAAACGGTCGGCGGCTACGCGGTAGAGGCGCCGGAGCTGGCAAGGTGGGGCCACAACAGCGGTAGCCCGGCTAACCTCCATCTTGGAGCGTGGGCAGTAGGATGTCACCCTCAGCCACGACCAACGGCAGATCCAGGCGGCGGCAGAGCCACGTGAGCTGAGCTCGGGCCATGGCGCCATGGCgatcctccttggcgcgccctcgagcagctgtgatatgtctccaacatatttataattttttattgttccatgctattacagtatccatcttggatgttttatatgcattattatgttattttatattattttttgagaCTGGCCTATTAACCTAGTGTCCAGTGCCAATTactgtttttttctttatttttgtcttttatagaaaatcaatatcaaacggagtccaaatggaaagaaactttttgtcgatttttcttgaacaagaagacacccacgaagcttcgggaggaggccagaaaaGCCACGGATGAGCCACAAGCTCACcaagcgcgccctaggggggcgccctatgagcttgtgggcccccgggactcctccaaccctaatctcagctccataaatacccaaatattccccgtataccggaggcacaccaaaaatacttttccgccgccgcaaatttctgtcctcgtgagatcccatctggagacctgtttcggtactctgccagagggggattcgatcacggagggcctctacatcaaccatgCTGCCTTTTcaatgatgtgtgattagtttaccatagacctacggatccatagctagtagctagatggcttattctttttctttgatcttcaatacaatgttctcctcgatgttcttggagatttattcgatgtaatcttgcggtgcgtttgtttagttccgatgaattgtgattttatgatcagattatctatgaatattatttgagtcttctctgaacttttTTATGCATGACTaaaatagctttgtatttctctccgatctattatttggtttggccaactagattgatttttcttataatggaagatgtgctttgttttgggttcaatcttgcggtgtcctcacccagtgacagaaggggtagcgaggcacgcatttGTATCGTTGTCAttaagaataaaaagatggggtttattttatattgtttgagtttatccctctacatcatgtcatcttgcttaagggttacttcgttcttgttaacttaatacactagatgcatgctggatagcggtcgatgtgtggagtaatagtagtaaatgcagactCGTTTCGGTCTacatgtcacggacgtgatgcctatgttcatgatcattgccttagatatcgtcataattaatcgattttctatcaattgctcaacagtaatttgtttacccaccgtatgctttctttcaagagagaagcctctagtgaaaactatgacctgggggtctatcttttatcttattattttcagatctataagaccgaaaccccaaaaataccttgttgcaatttatttacatttactttattttgcacttttatttatcttttatacctatctctatcatacctcatccttgcaagtgaccgtgaagaaattgacaaccccttttatcgcgttgggtgcaagtatttgtttgtttatgCAGGTGCTATCATtgaagacttgtgtgttcctcctactggattgataccttggttcttaactgagggaaatacttatatctactttgctgcatcaccattttctcttcaagggaaaaaccaacgcaagctcaagaagtagcaggaagaatttctggcgccgttgccggggaggttctagctacatcaagcctaccaagtacctatcataaactctcatctcttgcatttacattattccccatttgcctctcgttttcctacccccccacttctaaaacattttcagaaaaacacaaaaataatttatttttATTCACCTTCTTTCCGTTCGTCTTTGTCATGATGTCTCCAGAAAATGCTAAGTTGTGTGATTTtcccaacactaataataatgattttattagtactctgattgctcctgccACCAGTGCGGAATCtcatgaaattaatgccgctttgttgaatcttgttatgaaaaaacaattttctggtagtcctagtgaagatgttgcatcccatctaaatactttcgttgaattatgtgatatgcaaaagaaaaaagatgtggataatgatattgttaaatttaagctatttctGTTCTCACCACGAGATCGtgttaaaacttggttttcgtccttgcctaaaaatagtataaatTTGTGGAATAAGTTTAAGGATGCTTTTATTTTCAAGTATTTTCCTCCCCcgaagatcatctcccttaggaatgatataatgaattttaagcaacttgatcatgaacatgttgcacaatcttggaagaggatgaaattgatgataagaaattgccttACTCATGGTTTatgtttgtggatgatcatacaaaaaattatgtggggttgaattttgcatctagaaatct
The window above is part of the Triticum aestivum cultivar Chinese Spring chromosome 2A, IWGSC CS RefSeq v2.1, whole genome shotgun sequence genome. Proteins encoded here:
- the LOC123188334 gene encoding uncharacterized protein translates to MHARAFLKLPRDIGKESKINTSALWQSIPIGLHAHFGRFKGVGRTSSLCAACLEQVRNAPSSGTAESDYDKIAQHRYKDMEASEGRFIKLEHCWELLQKCEKWKLIDKESPPKRGSLTNMDEDEDDDGPRNLHKPDGDKKTKEKIKREQEASSLREKIDAMVQSNESMLLKSLEIKKELAEKKAKEKQE